The following proteins come from a genomic window of Novosphingobium sp. IK01:
- a CDS encoding group III truncated hemoglobin translates to MYYICMIGARVVDGVSKIREEELTPLVEEFYARVRADPALGPIFNDAIDDWPEHLGKLTAFWSSVMLTSGRYKGQPVPAHLKHKARITPVLFERWLALWVQTTNDRMTPEAAAALQAKARRIAESLQLAMFFQLEERSAASVANAERKDAIERPGQTHG, encoded by the coding sequence ATGTATTATATATGCATGATTGGAGCACGAGTCGTGGACGGTGTCTCGAAAATCAGAGAAGAAGAGCTGACTCCTTTGGTGGAGGAATTTTACGCGCGGGTCCGCGCCGACCCCGCGCTTGGGCCGATTTTCAACGATGCGATCGATGACTGGCCGGAGCATCTTGGGAAGCTGACTGCGTTCTGGTCCTCCGTCATGCTCACCAGTGGCCGATACAAGGGGCAACCGGTGCCGGCCCATTTGAAGCATAAGGCCAGGATAACGCCCGTGCTGTTCGAGCGGTGGCTCGCACTCTGGGTTCAAACGACCAATGACAGGATGACGCCCGAAGCGGCAGCGGCGCTACAAGCGAAGGCGCGGCGGATCGCCGAGAGCCTGCAACTGGCGATGTTCTTCCAACTGGAGGAACGGAGTGCTGCATCGGTCGCCAACGCGGAACGTAAGGATGCCATCGAGCGACCAGGGCAAACCCATGGCTGA
- a CDS encoding DUF1971 domain-containing protein has translation MAEILPYRSTPVFDQDTLPAALRARHDTKAGVWGVIRVFEGELRLTYLEPPSEIVLTPDQPGLILPQQPHFVTPTGPMKMQVDFYDHIPKL, from the coding sequence ATGGCTGAAATCTTGCCTTACCGTTCCACGCCGGTGTTCGACCAGGACACTCTGCCGGCTGCCTTGCGCGCGCGACATGACACGAAGGCTGGTGTTTGGGGCGTGATCCGGGTTTTCGAGGGCGAACTCCGGCTAACCTACCTCGAGCCACCTTCGGAGATCGTCCTGACGCCTGACCAGCCTGGCTTGATTCTCCCTCAGCAACCGCATTTCGTAACGCCGACAGGGCCGATGAAGATGCAGGTGGATTTTTACGATCACATTCCCAAGCTCTGA
- the hmpA gene encoding NO-inducible flavohemoprotein: protein MTQPLSDQTIALVKATVPALEAHGLDIVNEMYSRMFQNPNIRDLFNQSHHGDAGSQPRALTGAILAYASNIENLGALAPAVERIAQKHVGLQILPEHYPHVAEALLGAIKAVLGDAATDEILAAWGEAYWFLANILIAREQRVYSEQKDATGGWNGWRDFRVEDVVRESSVINSFVLRPVDGGAVMRHKPGQYLTFWLEIPGHPPVKRNYSISAAPNGETYRISVKREPLGLASDWLHDEAKPGTVLKVAAPAGEFFLAAHVERPVILLSGGVGLTPMVAMLETLAEGETGVPVHYVHGTYDRDTHAMRDHVRAVAGRGKSITVTDFHQTPLEDEVAGRDYDVAGIITDEWLVANTPIGEADYYICGPRPFLRHAVSTLSLAGVPSDRIHYEFFGPADELLAA from the coding sequence ATGACGCAGCCCCTCAGCGATCAGACCATCGCGCTCGTCAAGGCGACCGTCCCCGCGCTCGAAGCACATGGCCTCGACATCGTGAACGAGATGTATTCCCGGATGTTCCAGAACCCGAACATTCGCGACCTTTTCAACCAATCGCACCATGGTGATGCCGGTTCGCAGCCGCGGGCACTGACCGGCGCCATTCTCGCCTATGCGAGCAACATCGAAAATCTCGGTGCGCTTGCCCCGGCGGTCGAGCGGATCGCGCAGAAGCATGTTGGCCTGCAAATTCTGCCCGAACATTATCCGCACGTTGCTGAGGCGCTCCTGGGGGCGATCAAGGCGGTGCTGGGGGATGCGGCCACCGATGAAATTCTCGCTGCCTGGGGCGAAGCCTACTGGTTCCTGGCTAACATCCTGATCGCCCGCGAGCAGCGAGTCTACTCAGAACAGAAGGACGCGACCGGCGGATGGAATGGCTGGCGCGATTTTCGCGTCGAGGACGTCGTGCGTGAGAGCAGCGTCATCAATTCCTTCGTTCTGCGCCCCGTTGATGGCGGGGCCGTCATGCGGCACAAGCCCGGGCAATATCTGACCTTCTGGCTTGAAATTCCGGGACATCCGCCAGTCAAGCGCAACTATTCGATTTCAGCAGCCCCCAACGGCGAAACCTATCGCATTTCGGTCAAGCGTGAGCCGCTTGGTCTTGCGTCAGACTGGCTTCATGATGAAGCCAAGCCGGGCACGGTGCTCAAAGTTGCCGCGCCTGCAGGCGAATTCTTCCTGGCAGCGCATGTCGAACGCCCGGTGATCCTCCTGTCGGGCGGCGTGGGGCTGACCCCGATGGTGGCGATGCTCGAAACGCTTGCTGAGGGCGAGACGGGAGTCCCCGTGCACTATGTCCACGGAACTTATGACCGCGATACCCACGCAATGCGTGATCATGTTCGCGCTGTCGCTGGGCGGGGCAAGTCAATCACCGTCACCGATTTTCATCAGACCCCGCTCGAAGATGAAGTCGCAGGACGGGATTATGACGTCGCCGGCATCATTACCGATGAATGGCTGGTCGCCAACACGCCTATAGGTGAGGCCGATTACTATATCTGCGGACCACGCCCGTTTCTGCGGCACGCCGTCTCGACCTTGTCGCTGGCTGGCGTCCCATCCGACCGCATTCATTACGAATTCTTCGGTCCGGCGGACGAATTGCTCGCCGCCTGA